A single region of the Lotus japonicus ecotype B-129 chromosome 4, LjGifu_v1.2 genome encodes:
- the LOC130716148 gene encoding glycine-rich cell wall structural protein 1.0-like gives MATSKVLTIVFFVLLGLGICSAARTLLNYGSDHRIGGDFHDDVGVGGGYGGGGGSGGGGGVVDGYGGGAGGGEGAGGGYGAAGGGYGGGGGKGGGGGGGSAAEGGGYGGGAGKGGGEGYGGGGGATHGGGYAGGGGGGNGGGGGGGAEGGGYGGGAGQGGGGGYGGEGAHGGGYTGGGGGGNGGGRGGGAGGVGGGYGGGERGGAGGGYGGASEGGYGGGSGGGGGGGGDVGGAHGGGYGSGGGAGGGYGGGAGGGGGGGSGGGAGGGGSHGGGYGGGAGGGEGSGHGGYDP, from the coding sequence ATGGCAACTTCGAAAGTTCTCACTATAGTTTTCTTCGTGTTATTGGGTTTAGGCATATGCTCTGCCGCCAGAACACTCCTTAACTATGGTTCCGATCACCGCATTGGCGGTGATTTCCACGATGATGTTGGTGTAGGTGGaggttatggtggtggtgggggatcaggtggaggtggaggagtAGTAGACGGCTATGGAGGAGGTGCTGGTGGTGGTGAAGGTGCTGGTGGAGGATATGGAGCAGCAGGCGGTgggtatggtggtggtggaggaaagGGAggaggtggcggtggaggtagtGCTGCTGAAGGTGGTGGATATGGAGGAGGAGCAGGTAAAGGGGGCGGGGAAGGGtacggtggaggtggaggtgcaACACATGGGGGCGGCTATgctggtggaggtggaggtggcaatggaggaggtggtggtggtggtgctgaaGGTGGTGGTTATGGAGGAGGAGCTGGTCAAGGAGGTGGGGGAGGGTATGGTGGAGAAGGAGCACATGGGGGAGGCTATactggtggcggtggaggtggcAATGGAGGAGGTCGTGGTGGTGGTGCAGGGGGTGTAGGTGGTGGTTATGGAGGCGGGGAAAGAGGTGGAGCTGGTGGTGGATATGGTGGCGCAAGTGAAGGAGGATATGGaggtggaagtggtggtggtggtggaggtggtggcgaTGTTGGTGGAGCGCATGGAGGTGGATATGGTAGTGGTGGAGGAGCAGGTGGAGGATATGGGGGTGgagctggtggtggtggtggtggcggctctGGTGGTGGGGCTGGTGGTGGAGGTTCACATGGAGGGGGATATGGAGGTGGCGCTGGAGGCGGCGAAGGTAGTGGGCATGGAGGTTATGACCCTTGA